From the genome of Spinacia oleracea cultivar Varoflay chromosome 2, BTI_SOV_V1, whole genome shotgun sequence, one region includes:
- the LOC110799691 gene encoding AP-4 complex subunit mu isoform X1, with amino-acid sequence MISQFFVLSQRGDNIVFRDYRGDVQKGSTEIFFRKVKFWKEDGEEEAPPVFNVDGVNYFHVKIVGLLFVATTRANVSPSLIMELLQRISRVTKDYLGILSEESLRRNFVLVYELLDEVIDFGYVQTTSTEVLKSYIFNEPIVVDAARVPALGPASLFMQGNKRMPGTAVTKSVVANEPGGRKREEIFVDIIEKISVTFSSSGYILTSEIDGTIQMKSYLTGNPEIKLALNEDVTIGRGGSSAYGYGSSVGSGAVILDDCNFHESVHLDNFDLDRTLSLVPSDGEFSVMNYRMTQEFKPPFRVTALIEEAGALKAEVIIKIRAEFPSSATANTILVQMPLPSYTSRVSFDVEPGAVGQLADFKEANKRLEWSLKKIVGGAEHTLRAKLTFSQETHGNLTKEAGPVSMNFTIPMYNASRLQVKYLQIAKKSKTYNPYRWVRYVTQANSYVARM; translated from the exons ATGATCTCCCAGTTCTTCGTCCTCTCTCAGCGAGGCGACAACATCGTCTTCCGAGACT ATCGTGGGGATGTGCAAAAGGGAAGTACTGAGATCTTCTTCCGTAAGGTTAAATTTTGGAAGGAAGATGGAGAAGAGGAAGCACCACCTGTCTTT AATGTAGACGGAGTGAATTATTTCCACGTGAAGATTGTCGGACTACTATTTGTGGCAACCACAAGAGCTAATGTATCACCTTCTCTTATAATGGAACTCCTTCAACGTATTTCCCGTGTTACTAAGGATTACCTCGGTATTCTAAGTGAAGAATCTCTAAGAAGAAATTTTGTACTTGTTTACGAGTTGCTCGATGAAGTCATA GATTTTGGTTATGTACAAACAACATCAACAGAAGTATTGAAATCCTATATATTCAATGAACCAATTGTGGTGGACGCGGCACGAGTTCCTGCACTTGGTCCTGCTTCTCTTTTCATG CAAGGGAATAAAAGAATGCCTGGCACTGCTGTGACGAAATCTGTGGTTGCAAATGAGCCTGGAGGTAGGAAGAGAGAGGAAATTTTTGTTGATATCATTGAGAAGATAAGTGTTACTTTCAGTTCCAGT GGATATATTCTAACTTCAGAAATCGACGGGACAATTCAGATGAAAAGTTACCTTACCGGTAATCCTGAAATCAAATTAGCTTTAAATGAGGATGTAACGATTGGAAGAGGAGGAAGTTCAGCATATG GATATGGTAGTTCTGTTGGTTCTGGTGCAGTGATACTTGACGACTGCAACTTTCACGAATCTGTGCACCTTGATAATTTTGATTTAGACAGAACATTAAGTCTG GTTCCTTCAGACGGTGAATTCTCAGTTATGAATTATCGCATGACACAGGAGTTCAAACCCCCTTTCCGTGTTACTGCTCTGATAGAAGAAGCTGGAGCCCTTAAG GCTGAAGTAATTATCAAAATACGTGCTGAATTTCCGTCTAGTGCCACTGCAAATACTATTCTAGTTCAAATGCCTCTGCCAAGTTACACCTCAAG AGTCAGTTTTGATGTGGAACCCGGTGCGGTTGGACAGTTGGCTGATTTCAAGGAAGCTAACAAAAGATTGGAATGGAGTCTGAAAAAG ATTGTTGGTGGAGCTGAACATACATTACGTGCGAAACTGACATTTTCACAGGAAACACACG GGAATCTAACAAAGGAAGCTGGACCTGTTAGTATGAATTTCACAATTCCCATGTACAATGCTTCAAGGCTTCAG
- the LOC110799691 gene encoding AP-4 complex subunit mu isoform X2: MELLQRISRVTKDYLGILSEESLRRNFVLVYELLDEVIDFGYVQTTSTEVLKSYIFNEPIVVDAARVPALGPASLFMQGNKRMPGTAVTKSVVANEPGGRKREEIFVDIIEKISVTFSSSGYILTSEIDGTIQMKSYLTGNPEIKLALNEDVTIGRGGSSAYGYGSSVGSGAVILDDCNFHESVHLDNFDLDRTLSLVPSDGEFSVMNYRMTQEFKPPFRVTALIEEAGALKAEVIIKIRAEFPSSATANTILVQMPLPSYTSRVSFDVEPGAVGQLADFKEANKRLEWSLKKIVGGAEHTLRAKLTFSQETHGNLTKEAGPVSMNFTIPMYNASRLQVKYLQIAKKSKTYNPYRWVRYVTQANSYVARM; the protein is encoded by the exons ATGGAACTCCTTCAACGTATTTCCCGTGTTACTAAGGATTACCTCGGTATTCTAAGTGAAGAATCTCTAAGAAGAAATTTTGTACTTGTTTACGAGTTGCTCGATGAAGTCATA GATTTTGGTTATGTACAAACAACATCAACAGAAGTATTGAAATCCTATATATTCAATGAACCAATTGTGGTGGACGCGGCACGAGTTCCTGCACTTGGTCCTGCTTCTCTTTTCATG CAAGGGAATAAAAGAATGCCTGGCACTGCTGTGACGAAATCTGTGGTTGCAAATGAGCCTGGAGGTAGGAAGAGAGAGGAAATTTTTGTTGATATCATTGAGAAGATAAGTGTTACTTTCAGTTCCAGT GGATATATTCTAACTTCAGAAATCGACGGGACAATTCAGATGAAAAGTTACCTTACCGGTAATCCTGAAATCAAATTAGCTTTAAATGAGGATGTAACGATTGGAAGAGGAGGAAGTTCAGCATATG GATATGGTAGTTCTGTTGGTTCTGGTGCAGTGATACTTGACGACTGCAACTTTCACGAATCTGTGCACCTTGATAATTTTGATTTAGACAGAACATTAAGTCTG GTTCCTTCAGACGGTGAATTCTCAGTTATGAATTATCGCATGACACAGGAGTTCAAACCCCCTTTCCGTGTTACTGCTCTGATAGAAGAAGCTGGAGCCCTTAAG GCTGAAGTAATTATCAAAATACGTGCTGAATTTCCGTCTAGTGCCACTGCAAATACTATTCTAGTTCAAATGCCTCTGCCAAGTTACACCTCAAG AGTCAGTTTTGATGTGGAACCCGGTGCGGTTGGACAGTTGGCTGATTTCAAGGAAGCTAACAAAAGATTGGAATGGAGTCTGAAAAAG ATTGTTGGTGGAGCTGAACATACATTACGTGCGAAACTGACATTTTCACAGGAAACACACG GGAATCTAACAAAGGAAGCTGGACCTGTTAGTATGAATTTCACAATTCCCATGTACAATGCTTCAAGGCTTCAG